The Ranitomeya imitator isolate aRanImi1 chromosome 3, aRanImi1.pri, whole genome shotgun sequence genome has a window encoding:
- the LOC138672229 gene encoding uncharacterized protein, protein MPHHRLTPEQNCLLLHTALLLLHHYSELEQSRRRRDSRRQKRMWVHPIIHEREEKGRFHVLYRDLRSFPDKFSQFCRLSIEAFDRLLILLGPHLAYEDTVMRRAISAEERLLITLRFLATGESYTSLHLQFRVGKSTISQIVRCTCTVIWQKLQPIVMPCPTEETWLQVAAGFQTVANFPNCVGAVDGKHVRVLKPPRSGSRFFNYKKYFSVVLMAVADAHYKFVAIDVGAYGSSGDSRVLQSSQIGLQILRDGGTLPAPRPLPGSTHPVPFVMVSDEAFPLKPHLLRPYPRRALDDRRRIFNYRLSRARRYVECTFGIMCSRWRIFHTAIQLDPETVDTVIKACCVLHNYAREYSTEVVEEPQVSELDAVDNFGQGRQCNTGVRVRETFADYFMSPEGAVHWQYSCAGVEQPELQRRSDA, encoded by the exons atgccgcaccatcgtctaactccagaacagaactgcctactgttgcatacggcactgcttttgctgcaccactacagcgagctg gagcaatctcggagaagaagggatagcagacgccaaaaaaggatgtgggttcatcccatCATTCATGAACGGGAGGAAAAGGGACGCTTCCATGTTCTTTATCGtgatttaaggag ctttccagataaattttctcagttttgccgtctttccattgaggcatttgatcgtcttctaattcttcttggtccacacctcgcttacgaagatacggtcatgcgaagagcgatctctgcagaagaaaggctgctcatcaccttgcg gtttttagccacaggagagagctacacatccctgcacctccaatttagggttggcaaatccaccatctcgcaaattgtacggtgcacatgtaccgtcatctggcagaagttgcagcccatcgtgatgccttgcccaaccgaggagacttggctgcaggttgcagcaggctttcaaactgtggccaatttccccaactgcgtaggtgctgttgatggcaaacatgttagagtgctgaagccaccaagatcaggatcacgcttctttaattataagaagtatttttcggtggtcttgatggcggtggctgacgcacattacaagtttgttgccatcgacgtcggtgcttatggcagttctggggactctcgggtgctgcaatcatcacagattggacttcaaattcttcgagatggcggcacgctcccagccccaagacctttgccgggttccacacatccagtaccctttgtgatggtatcggatgaggcatttcccttgaagccccacctgctgcgcccatacccacgaagagcactggatgaccggcggaggatttttaattataggctgagccgtgcacgaagatatgtggaatgtaccttcgggatcatgtgtagtcggtggaggatctttcacactgccatccagttagatccggagaccgtggacactgtgataaaggcatgctgtgtgctccacaactatgctcgggaATACAGCACTGAGGTAGTTGAGGAGCCACAGGTGTCAGAATTAGATGCAGTGGACAACTTTGGTCAAGGAAGGCAATGTAAcacgggtgtgcgtgtgagagaaacctttgcagactacttcatgagtcctgaaggtgccgtgcactggcaatactcttgtgccggtgttgagcagcctgaactGCAGAGAAGATCTGATGCCTAA